One Mugil cephalus isolate CIBA_MC_2020 chromosome 22, CIBA_Mcephalus_1.1, whole genome shotgun sequence genomic window carries:
- the LOC124999929 gene encoding lectin BRA-3-like, translating to MHDQWEWIDKSCSTYRTWSRDRETYNDVILVRYTRGLLETGSGSSYQVICAQGSVRIKVINTTLTWERALEYCKKHHTGLLQIDSEEDQAAVEHWLKHDNTVSDGPLWIGMRRSIIFGFWIWKDGIVTHNNWKNGNQPELPFAHNCGAININDYTWTDEDCGCELPFICEEEI from the exons ATGCATGATCAGTGGGAATGGATTGACAAAAGCTGTTCGACATACAGGACATGGTCCCGTGACAGGGAGACATATAACGACGTAATTCTTGTTAGATATACAAGAGGATTACTAGAAACAGGCAGTGGCAGTAGTTACCAAGTAATCTGTGCTCAAG GCTCTGTGAGAATCAAAGTCATCAACACAACTTTAACTTGGGAACGGGCCCTTGAATACTGTAAGAAGCACCACACAGGTTTGCTCCAGATTGACAGTGAAGAGGATCAGGCTGCTGTTGAACACTGGCTAAAGCATGACAACACTGTCAGTGATGGTCCACTGTGGATCGGCATGAGGAGGAGTATCATCTTTGGATTCTGGATCTGGAAAGACGGCATAGTGACGCACAACAACTGGAAGAATGGCAACCAGCCAGAGCTGCCCTTCGCTCACAACTGTGGCGCCATCAACATCAATGACTACACGTGGACTGATGAGGACTGCGGGTGCGAGTTACCTTTTATATGTGAGGAGGAGATTTAA